A single window of Anopheles moucheti chromosome 2, idAnoMoucSN_F20_07, whole genome shotgun sequence DNA harbors:
- the LOC128310177 gene encoding serine--tRNA synthetase-like protein Slimp, translated as MTRCCWRLVNSFAQYLHPTNMLKLSILPKINERFFSSALYLTGDKAREQFAVLVPYLDFKHKLGDFERLKRNIRLRKHQLDCDNLIHQWEMYRDVEKRKKDIEQCRVELQKRIQQSICKEEQQQLKSRAIMARDDLKRLKEQSYKVADAFIANNFLSIPNDLHERTPDEREKCIYEKPAPTGLKRTSNVDLIQEQFEEFGPTCLYMTGDAAWMDLLLPMHCCETFRQNSCIIFCNPDFVRSFLVEAAMVSKESLFLVREEDEPEDKVNLLHLCGGGSLLSFLGYFTRLSVFPSALPLRLVASGKRYHFQKAQSNEVQVFGACKTTQEAEDMFDEMVQIYKQFYDQLPIGYRIVQVAAPDLRPIEAMRVDVELFDDRNHRYVKAAEVGYYTDFLSKRIAFIYHEGKVQRFPHVVAGTVMSSIELIKLFLGNGITLNDLPMINTFEEK; from the coding sequence ATGACCAGATGTTGCTGGCGATTAGTTAATAGTTTTGCGCAATACTTACACCCAACGAACATGTTAAAGTTGAGCATATtaccaaaaataaatgaaagatTCTTCTCTTCAGCGCTCTACCTTACAGGTGATAAGGCACGGGaacaatttgctgtgctagtGCCGTATCTCGATTTCAAACACAAATTGGGTGATTTTGAACGATTGAAACGGAACATACGTCTTCGTAAGCATCAATTAGATTGCGACAATCTCATACACCAATGGGAAATGTACCGAGATGTGGAGAAGCGTAAAAAGGACATCGAACAGTGCCGGGTAGAGCTGCAGAAACGCATCCAGCAATCGATTTGCAAGgaggaacagcagcagctcaaATCACGAGCCATTATGGCACGCGACGACTTAAAAAGGCTCAAAGAGCAAAGCTACAAGGTGGCGGACGCATTTATTGCCAACAATTTCCTTTCCATACCGAATGATCTGCACGAACGTACGCCCGATGAACGGGAGAAATGTATATACGAAAAACCAGCACCTACTGGGCTTAAACGAACTTCGAACGTCGACCTTATTCAGGAACAATTTGAAGAGTTCGGCCCTACATGCCTGTACATGACGGGAGATGCGGCCTGGATGGATCTGCTCTTACCGATGCATTGTTGTGAAACATTTCGCCAAAATAGCTGCATCATTTTCTGCAATCCTGACTTTGTAAGAAGTTTTCTAGTAGAGGCAGCTATGGTCAGTAAGGAGTCGCTGTTTCTTGTTCGGGAAGAAGATGAACCAGAGGACAAAGTAAACCTTCTGCATCTCTGTGGCGGAGGTTCTTTGTTAAGTTTCCTGGGATACTTTACCAGACTGTCGGTGTTTCCTTCTGCACTGCCTTTACGTCTTGTCGCCAGCGGTAAGCGCTATCATTTCCAAAAGGCTCAATCGAATGAAGTGCAGGTGTTTGGAGCCTGTAAAACAACGCAGGAAGCGGAGGACATGTTTGACGAGATGGTGCAgatttataaacaattttacGATCAGCTACCCATCGGCTATAGGATTGTACAAGTGGCAGCACCCGATCTTCGACCAATCGAAGCGATGCGTGTTGATGTTGAACTGTTTGATGACCGCAATCATAGGTACGTAAAGGCAGCCGAGGTAGGATACTATACGGATTTTCTCAGCAAACGAATTGCGTTTATCTACCACGAAGGCAAGGTACAACGCTTTCCACATGTGGTAGCAGGCACCGTTATGAGCTCTATCGAGTTGATTAAGCTTTTCCTTGGCAACGGTATAACGTTGAATGATTTACCAATGATAAACACATTCGAAGAGAAATAA